Within the Pseudomonas guangdongensis genome, the region TTTCCAGCAGCTCGTTGTTGGGCGCCACGGTGACCACCGGCATGTCGCTGTCGACCAGCGCCAGCGGGCCGTGCTTGAGCTCGCCGGCCGGGTAGGCCTCGGCGTGGATGTAGGAGATTTCCTTGAGCTTCAGTGCGCCTTCCAGCGCCACCGGGTACTGCGCGCCACGGCCGAGGAACAGGGTGTGGTGCTTCTCGGCGAACAGCGCGGCGACCTGCTCGACGGTCTTGTCCATGGCCAGGGCGTCCTGCAGGTGGCCCGGCAGACGGCGCAGCGCCTCGACCAGCCCGGCCTCGACGCCGGCGTCGAGGGTGCCGCGCACCCGGCCGAGGGCCAGGGTCAGCAGCAGCAGGCCGACCAGCTGGGTGGTGAAGGCCTTGGTCGAAGCCACGCCGATCTCCGGACCGGCGTTGGTCAGCAGGGTCAGGTCGGACTCGCGCACCAGCGAGCTGGTGCCGACGTTGCAGATCGCCAGGCTGGCCAGGTAGCCGAACTGCTTGGCGTTGCGCAGCGCCGCCAGGGTGTCGGCGGTCTCGCCGGACTGCGAGATGGTGACGAACAGCGAATCGGGCTGCACGGCGACCTTGCGGTACCGGAACTCGCTGGCCACCTCGACCTGACAGGGAATGCCGGTCAGCTCCTCCAGCCAGTAGCGGGCGACCATGCCGGCGTGGAAGCTGGTGCCGCAGGCGACGATCTGCACGTTGCGCACCTTGGCGAACAGCTCGGCCGCCTGCGGGCCGAAGGCCTGCACCAGCACATGGTCGCTGCCCAGACGGCCTTCCAGGGTGCGCTGCACCACCTTGGGCTGCTCGTGGATTTCCTTGAGCATGAAGTGGCGGTACTCGCCCTTCTCTGCCGCCTCGGCGCCCTCGTGGAACTGCACCGCCTCGCGCTGCACCTCGCGGCCCTCGGCATCCCAGATGCGCAGCGCATCGCGGCGGATCTCGGCGATGTCGCCCTCCTCCAGGTAGACGAAGCGGTCGGTGACCTGGCGCAGGGCCAGCGGGTCGGAGGCGAGGAAGTTCTCGCCCAGCCCCAGGCCGATCACCAGCGGGCTGCCGCTGCGCGCGGCGAGGATGCGGTCGGGCTGCGCGGCGCTGATCACCGCCAGGCCGTAGGCGCCGTGCAGCTCGCGGACCACCGCCTTGAGCGCGTCGGCCAGTTCGGGCAGGCGCTTGAGGGTATGGTGCAGCAGATGGACGATGGTCTCGGTGTCGGTCTGCGAGCTGAAC harbors:
- the glmS gene encoding glutamine--fructose-6-phosphate transaminase (isomerizing) translates to MCGIVAAIAERNVSAILIEGLKRLEYRGYDSAGVAICGPDGLLRRSRRIGKVAALEQALSDEPLPGRLGIAHTRWATHGVPSEANAHPHFSGEALAVVHNGIIENHEALRARLQGLGYVFSSQTDTETIVHLLHHTLKRLPELADALKAVVRELHGAYGLAVISAAQPDRILAARSGSPLVIGLGLGENFLASDPLALRQVTDRFVYLEEGDIAEIRRDALRIWDAEGREVQREAVQFHEGAEAAEKGEYRHFMLKEIHEQPKVVQRTLEGRLGSDHVLVQAFGPQAAELFAKVRNVQIVACGTSFHAGMVARYWLEELTGIPCQVEVASEFRYRKVAVQPDSLFVTISQSGETADTLAALRNAKQFGYLASLAICNVGTSSLVRESDLTLLTNAGPEIGVASTKAFTTQLVGLLLLTLALGRVRGTLDAGVEAGLVEALRRLPGHLQDALAMDKTVEQVAALFAEKHHTLFLGRGAQYPVALEGALKLKEISYIHAEAYPAGELKHGPLALVDSDMPVVTVAPNNELLEKLKSNLQEVRARGGQLVVFADREAGMGNGEGTHVVAMPPIHDLLAPILYTLPLQLLSYHVAVLKGTDVDQPRNLAKSVTVE